The nucleotide sequence AGTTTTGAGTGGACATGCTGAAGAATTTATAATGTAAGGCCTGCAGCCTTGTCATGTTCAAGATGTTGAAAGTGGATATATGATTTTCATTTCAACCACTGGTCTTTTGAGAAAGATGTTTTCTTTGACTAGTTTAACCACTTAAGTTTAATAAAGCACAAAAGATTTTGAGGAGCAGCTTTCTGAGTTGCCATTACTTTAACAGTTCCCTCAAAACCTGGCAATATATGCCCTACTCTGAATTTTCTAAGTTTCATACTCTATTTTTTTGTTCATTTGTTTTCTCATTCAATTACTCACGCCACGAAAGGGCATATTGGTAGACTTTCATCACATAAAGCTGCAAGGTTGAGATGTATGGGTcagtctgaattttttttgcctGAATATTAATCcagatttttattcttgttcTTAATGGAgcagtatgatttttttttatctctgcTGTCTCAGCCGTTGAAAACACCTAGTCTCTCGTGTCAAAATTCTGTATTGCTTAACGAGTCCTTGATTTTCATTTAAATAATGCCCTTTTATACAAAAAATTACTTATTTTTGCCTTCTTGAATGTAATTTGATCTTGAAATGTCTTGTTTTAAATAGCCAGCATAAGTAATATGGATATATTTTTTCAGCAGCTTGGATAGAAAAGTTTTTCCCATATGGCTTGGAAGTTCTTCTATTATTCTCTttctgaaaaaagaaaagaaaattcttcCATATAACTTGGACTTCTTGCATCTTCTTGCATTTGCTCTCAAAACTGCTTGTGCAAAGTGCTAACATCCGTCTCTTCTTCTGTGGCAGTTATTGGAATATGGAGGCTACCAACCAGAAAACGATTTGGAGGTTGATTACAACAGCATTTACTCGAGAGCTGAATATATAGAAGGGGAGGATGGGGAACTTTCATGGTTCAATGCTGGTGTGAGGGTGGGTGTGGGGATTGGCCTTGGCATCTGCGTTGGAATAGGAGTCGGTGTTGGATTGTTGGTTCGCACCTATCAAGCCACCACCCGAAATTTTAAAAGGCGACTCATCTGATCTTGTTCTGAAGAGTTATTTCCTCAACTAGTATCAATCACAAGCATTGAAAATTTTTGTTATTCTCCCCTCATCCATAAAGCAGCTAACCTGGTTCTGCTTCAATGGCACCTTGTCATGCTGTGATATTTTAGAAAGTAGGAACTTTCTGCTTGTTTCTGACACAGCTTCCCTTGCACTTATTTCGTGCTTCTGAAGCCTGTTTTGTTTAACAATAAGGTCCAGGGCCGTTGAGATTCTGTGGCAGCATATGCATTTTTGCTAATATCTCTTCCCTTTACGTATATATCCCATGGACAAGACCTGGGggtataatattaatttattcgTTTATTTTGATTGgcttttggtttttctttggtggCTTGAGAATGTTTGGAGGCAGAGGTGATTGAACAAGTGCCTTTCTTGTAACCTTGTCTGTTTACAGTTGAAAAAACATCGATATCCCTTTGGCCTGTCGATGCTAAAAGCCGACCACCGGTGGGAGACAAATGTGAAGAGCTTGGAAGAGCTGCATGATGCAAGAAAGAATTTGTTTAGCGGAGATGAGAGCATGAGATGGTTCAGGGAACTTTGTGTTAGTTCTTTCTTATGCACAGGTTGGATATAATGTTGTTCGACCAAACAACGGAGTGAAGTAATGTGCAAGCATCCTGCACTGGTTTTTGGTTGTCCTTTCCAAATCCATCAAATAAGTCCGAATCATTTCTTGAGATTAGCTTTAAGTTCTGAAAGATTATGTAAACATTGCACGCATGGATGACTCTGAAACTGCTTGCCATGACAACAAGCTAATACAAGCAAGCCCCTCTTGGATGTACCAAGATCATAAGAAGCTATCTCCTTCGGAAGGAAAACCCATGTTGGCTGGCCCTTTGATCACCTTGATGAACCTCAAGGAACATTCATTCAAAATTGATGTAATTCTTGTACTGAAAACACTAAATCGATGTGGATGCAAGTTTTCAGCCTTTTGTTCAGCATATCAAAGTTTCGATATTAGAGTTTCTGTATTACAAGCTAAATAGTTGAATAAATCAATGAAGTCTAATCAACCAATTCAGTTAATGGGGAAACTAGTTTCATGGCAACATGAAAGAACATCCACCTACTATAATAATTCATGGGGCATAGATTGTACTGCAAAACAAAACTGAAGAGACTAAAACACAACGTACAGTGAAACACAAGCGAAGAGACTAATTTCCTGAGTCAGCAAAGTGAGATGGATGTTTATCTGCATGATAGTATATTCTTCAGAAGCGTTGTTTGTCTACATTGTATAAattcttcaagaaaagaaacatCTTTTAGAACGATTTCCAGTGAAACAGAAAGAACTAGATCCACAGTATAACTAGGGTACCCAAAGAATACCCACTGTGTTACTAAGTAGCGACATGCTGCATGGAAGTTTTAGTGGTGCTTTTGCTCAACTTGCTTGCGCAGCAATCCGTGATGGTTCCCACGCAACCTCGGAAGTTGAGTGCCCATTGGTTGTATGGTTGGCCTGGGCTGGTTTTTCATTCAAATCCCAAATGCTTGCCGATCTGATATCATCCTTTAACATCAATTTGGAGAACTCCTCATGGTTGTATTGTATTTTGTTCTTTCCTCCAAACTCAACCGGAAGTATCTCAACATCAAAGTACTTGCACATGAGCTCTATGCTTTCTGCAGTCTTTGGATAAACAAAATGTGTCTTTTCGAAGCTTTTTGGGTCTAAGAAATATTTGACAATCTGCAATGGCAGAACAGAACAATGTGTGAGGAAGATCACATAACAAAGAGAATAACTGTAAGTGCTTAATATATTCCAGATACAAGAAGAGACAAAAGAACCAGTGACTTGCTGAAGTTATTCATAAACCATCGCGATTGATCCTCATATTCAAGAGATTTGAAACAATGATTTCATGCATTTTTCATTTTCAGGGTTGTCTTCTTAACTAGATAGTATTAAAGGAGATAGACAATAGATGAGGAAGAAGTGCATGTAATTGTAATTTTCTGTGGGTGCTTATAGACAGCATAAAATGTACCATAGCATAAAGGGATGTATGAACTCGAACCTTCCAAAAGGTTTCAAAGATTCTGGGAGGATTGTATAAAAATGCAGCAGCAAGCCTCTCAGGATAATGATTTTGCAAAATCTTTGCAGCTTCTCGAGCAGTCTTTATTGGGACTGAATTGCTTAATGACCACCCAGTGAAGTCTATCAAACACACCATTTGCTCTTGACCCTCAGGCATATTGAGAATCGCATTCTCTAAGATATACACCAGATGCCGAATTTGATTGATGTGTGATGATGAGTTCTGTAAACTGAACATATTCAAAACTCTGTACTGTACTGTGGAACTGCAAGAATGATtttcaaggaaaagaaaaaaaatattcagtGCATACCTGTTTTGCTGGTTTCATCACAAGAACAGTTCTTCCTTCTCGATCATGAAAATTTGCTATGTACAATTTACCAGTTTCACCTTCAATAGCAACTTCATGCTGACAGAATTACAAATTGCAGTGAATAAGTTAATTTCTTGTTTACCAATTTAATAGCCAAGAGTTGTTGCAGGACAGTAAAACTTACCCAGCGGATCTCTTCTGGCTTGTAGGTTGATCGCCACTTGAGCATCTcttccaacattttttttgacTCATAAACATTCCAGTTCCTAGCTTCCAAATATCTCCTCAAGCATGCATCAGTGCAGTACTTCAAGCTACGTCCAGACAAGGGTCCCATTGCAGCTCTTAGCTCATTGATCTGTTTGTAGAACAAGTGTTGAATAAGCTCAAGTATCTGTATCTACTTTATGCACTGGTAACAAAACTACAGATTAGATACAAGTCATTCAATGAAAATTCAGTGGAACTAGGGATGAATTCAGATACTTCACCAGAGCTGTTCATCAAGAAATTATATGGACATACTTGGATACTCTTAGAAAGTAATGTTTTGTGCATCTGGAAGTTTATCAAAACATCTATGTTTTTAAAATCTTGGGCTAGAGAGTGCCAGCATTGCAACTATCACATGAACAATCTTGATTCTGTAATTAGGGGGAAAAATCTAGCTTACAAATCTCAAAGAATCCATAGCTTTCAATACCCTTGCTACCTCTATCCAAAACAATCACTAAAAAGACTTTGCAGAACACTATAAATATTGTTTTAGACATTAATAAACTTGACTTATGGTTGATTTCCAGAAGGGATATTTCTTTAATGGAGTAACTATGtcataatttagcaaaatctacAATATATATTTTACAAATCTCTCAactattaatatataaaatttaatatcaataaaaatattatttctgaATACATAGAAAGAATATAAACAGTTGTTCTTCTAGACCAATTGGCATATACAAGGGCACTGATACCTAAATATACATTGCTTTAGCATTGACTTCTGTCTTTTCAATGTTCAAAGGATAACAATTCCATATACCTAACTATGATATAAAAGTACCATCAATATCCAGATGACATGATATAACCCAGTCACATGCATTGCACTTGCGGAGACTGAACCATTCATCATGGCAGTTCCGATACATGCACATGCTTTAAACATGTCCTCAAACAAATAACTCGATGTTGCAGGAGAGTAACAAGCCTAATTGGCCGAGAGCCAATAAGAATGCTAAACTGAGAAACACAAGCTAAGATAACTGTCGATAAGGCAACAGATAGTGACAACATTAGCATGAGCATGCATGTGCTTTAGATTAAATCATTTACATGGTTAGCACAGCCAGTGCAGAATGCACTGTGAATTGAGATGGCATATGTCCTGGTTTTTGGTCTCTTGTCCATACTCATATGTAATGAGTTGATAAAGATGACTATTTGTCATCCAATGTTAGATATGATATGATAAAAGTATCAGATGAGGGTATTGGTTCTAGTCCATGATTGGATAGAAGGATAAATCCTGAACCCCTGAAACCTAATATATTAACAGAGATGAAAATACAGAAACTCCTATATATCCCTGCTGCCACCaccagaaaaaagaagaaagaaaagaagaaaaaaggaaaagaatacATAGTCCCCTGTTTCCAATTCTATGAGCAACCAAATAAACCCCATTCCTTTCCTTAAGGATGTTGGATATCAAATGTACCTAAATCTCTCTAATTATGCTAGGGCTATGTAAGTGGAACGCGTGCTGGAGGCGAGGAACAAAAAGGAAGAGCATTTGATCGATGGCTGTGATTCCATGGTTCCACCTAATGTTCTggatggaaggaggaagagaaaatatagaaataaagaaagagaaggaCACACAGTGTGTTAAGACCTGGCAATAATGATTCTTCTtttaaagaaaaggataatgaatTGCCTGTGTAAATGTGGAAGGCCTTATAGGCAGGCCTTTTGACTAGACTAAGGCTTTCGCattatatatagtagatcatTGAAAGTGTTGTAAGGTTCACCACTTAAGATAGTAGATGAGAAAATTTATATTAAAAGGCCTTGTCTGGCCAGCCACTTTAGTGGTCTCCTACATTGAGGCTGGCCACCTTTGTCCCTTTATTTTCCTCCTACTCTGCCTGTTCTCTTTTCTCCTCattcttttttccttcccttTATTCTTATCCCCTttctttcctcctcttttttccttgctctctttccttctcttgctcttttcttcttcccttttatgtttattttcttctctcttcctcgcTGGACTACTCTTTCCTCCTATAAAATTGTCACAGCTCACTGAAAGCTCCTAGaataagttgagatctctcTTAAAGAATAACATGTTTTACTTAAGATCACCCCAAAATACCAACCCTCTATGGTCCTGATTTCTTACAAGTcacataaagaaaaaagaaatgacaTGGACCCACAAACACATTAAGAGACCTAATCTTAAACCTCATCTAACTCTAAACCACATCAGAAAACTTCTGTATAAAATTCTGAAGGGGCTATTTGCACACAAGGACAGCAACTATATGTAGCTCAGATCAAATCACTAAGTGATTTCCAGTTCATGATTGCTGAGGTCTCCTTGAAGAACTTTGTTGACTCAATGAAGTGTCTTAAGCAGTCCGTAGATTTTTGAGACTAAAAGAATTGGGAAAGGATCATTAATTATTGAAGGTTTATATTTTTTGGGAAGATAAATAAAGGTGTAAACCGATTGAAGTTGTTCATTATCTATTATCTACAATTTGtcaagaaaaaggagataaagtATTGGCACAACATAGAATCATTATAGTTGAATGAAGGCTAGCTAAACTTCTCAAGATGGTGTTTGTCATCTACAAGAGATGGGGTCACGCTATAGTGATGTGAAGTTTAGATTTCTGGCATGAACACAGAATGTTCAAAAGAGGTCCAGACACATAAAAATGTCAAATCTTCTAACACAGAAAAATGAAATAACATGCAAATACATACACCCACACCAACATGCATGTACAAAGAAAATTTGCAAAACTGGTTTAAATAAAATTAGCAACCACTATATTTTactaagaaaaatatgattaagTCTTGTCATcaaggtctgctgaaccggGCCGAACTGACCTGGGTTATACGGGCCGGAACTGCAATGGGACCGGCCAAAACCAGTCCTTTTCGGGCCTGAACCGGCCTGAACCTGCCGGAACTGGCCAGAACTGGTTGGAATCGGTTGGTTCCGACCAGTTCATGCCGACTTGGTGCAAACCAGTTGGTTTGCACCGAGTCAAGTAGCACTGTGGCAATAATGCCATCTAGGTTAAACTAAGTTCatagaaacataaaaaaaaataaaaaaattaagaaaatatcaaattagacttaaattcaCAGAAAAAGTTTGACAAGTGTGATtactaattaatttttttaagaattgcaaaaaaaaattagggtGTATCGGTTCGTGAACCGGCATGCCCTACTAGTTCTGTTCGGCACCGAACCAGTATTGAACCATACCGGGCGCCGACCGCTACGGGTTCCGGTACCGGTTTGGCGGCCTTACTTGCCATCATAAGAAAtttcacaagaaaaaaaatatatattataaattttgaCAGGATGGACAACAAAAGAACCAATTAGATATGTTTTCTTGTATATGCTCACCGAAGCAACAAAGAAATTGCTTCTATGACTTCTATCTCTTAAACATTAGTACAAACTTAAAAAACAAAGAGGGAAACATACCTTAAAATACAAAGTGCCCAACTTGATTAATGTATGTTGTAAGAGCTCACAGAAAAGCTAAAATTGATTAACTAATGATACCAAGTGACTAACATTGAGATAATGCTAGTTTTCTTTATAAAGAAGCGAAGGAGAGAGAATGCTAATTTTTGTGTGTTGATTATTTCAAGAAAGATCGATAATAGCGCAATAGCCTAAAGTTAAAACTTTAGTTCTGAAGCAAGAATAAATGAAGAGAAAAAATGGGGCGCATATGGATCCAAAACATAGAACAAACTCGAGAAGCAAAAGCGTTATTAATTATTTGTTTATATGAATTTTTTGTCCAAAAGAAATTTAGTAAAATGAATGTCTCTTAACCACCGACAAGAGATGGAAAAatctattaatatttttttgtaaatgagagcaGAATCTGAAAACATGACAACCATATAGCAGATCTTCGTGCAGgaataaatttcaaaaactctAGGTCATCATGCTCCACCCAATGATTGATCTTAGACCCTATATTCTAATTTTGCTTGGTCAACTCTTCTACCTAATTGAAGCAAATACTAGTAACTACAATCAGAATCTCTACCATGATAACTATAACTAGCAACCTAAATTTTAGGTAACATTAGAATGAggtatttatcaaataaaactcagggaaaaaatcatatttatgaagGTACAGAGttcttttctttaagaaaaacaCAAACCAGAATATCTTGACAATGAAATCAAGCCAACATGATGATAGCATCAGTTCTGTCTAATTACCTTTGCTTCTTGGTGCACGGTACCATCCTCCTGAATATCACGGGTGGTATGCTTCTTACGAAACATGACTGCTACACTACCAAAATGTGTTCCTTCAGGCAGCAGATATACTCATGTCATTcacaaaagaacaaaagaacagAACTTGGTAAACTCAGGTTAACATGATCAAAAAGGAATCCATTGacttcaaaaataaataaggtCTCTATATATCAAATAAGGGAATTTAC is from Phoenix dactylifera cultivar Barhee BC4 chromosome 6, palm_55x_up_171113_PBpolish2nd_filt_p, whole genome shotgun sequence and encodes:
- the LOC103707604 gene encoding phosphatidylinositol transfer protein 3-like isoform X1, yielding MRRDLPPSVGLFNLTIFSSRGREIFNITRTHFGSVAVMFRKKHTTRDIQEDGTVHQEAKINELRAAMGPLSGRSLKYCTDACLRRYLEARNWNVYESKKMLEEMLKWRSTYKPEEIRWHEVAIEGETGKLYIANFHDREGRTVLVMKPAKQNSSSHINQIRHLVYILENAILNMPEGQEQMVCLIDFTGWSLSNSVPIKTAREAAKILQNHYPERLAAAFLYNPPRIFETFWKIVKYFLDPKSFEKTHFVYPKTAESIELMCKYFDVEILPVEFGGKNKIQYNHEEFSKLMLKDDIRSASIWDLNEKPAQANHTTNGHSTSEVAWEPSRIAAQAS
- the LOC103707604 gene encoding phosphatidylinositol transfer protein 3-like isoform X2, whose product is MFRKKHTTRDIQEDGTVHQEAKINELRAAMGPLSGRSLKYCTDACLRRYLEARNWNVYESKKMLEEMLKWRSTYKPEEIRWHEVAIEGETGKLYIANFHDREGRTVLVMKPAKQNSSSHINQIRHLVYILENAILNMPEGQEQMVCLIDFTGWSLSNSVPIKTAREAAKILQNHYPERLAAAFLYNPPRIFETFWKIVKYFLDPKSFEKTHFVYPKTAESIELMCKYFDVEILPVEFGGKNKIQYNHEEFSKLMLKDDIRSASIWDLNEKPAQANHTTNGHSTSEVAWEPSRIAAQAS